One segment of Deinococcus metalli DNA contains the following:
- a CDS encoding ATP-binding protein, giving the protein MSLTPTELQSYLSALVTGELNLSTMIWGPPGVGKSSVVAQVAAKHGLDFVDVRLSQLAPTDLRGLPVPEADGQGSGTSRWYPPDFLPRGGHGILFLDEVNMAPPTMQGMAQQLILDRKVGSYELPEGWFVWAAGNRKEDRASVFDMPAPLANRFLHLTVRPDFDSWRTYALGRSLHEHVIAFLTFRPELLWRLDPQQPAWPSPRAWEMASRLHRAGLDAAPAIGEAAGAEFSAFVRLYEQLPDLGIVLEGRGAGLRLPDEPSVRYAAVVGLAARASTADEAYHAFTWLANAAGPEWLQLYVATLVSKFQAIGQLADLAALVGRDERLATLVQGTLELTEGG; this is encoded by the coding sequence TTGAGCCTCACCCCTACCGAACTGCAGTCGTACCTCTCCGCCCTCGTCACGGGCGAGCTGAACCTCTCCACCATGATCTGGGGCCCGCCCGGCGTCGGCAAGAGCAGCGTCGTGGCCCAGGTCGCCGCGAAACACGGCCTGGATTTCGTGGACGTCCGCCTGTCGCAGCTCGCCCCGACCGACCTGCGCGGCCTGCCGGTGCCGGAAGCCGACGGGCAGGGCAGCGGCACGTCCCGGTGGTATCCGCCGGACTTCCTGCCGCGCGGCGGCCACGGCATCCTGTTTCTGGACGAGGTGAACATGGCGCCGCCCACCATGCAGGGCATGGCGCAGCAGCTCATCCTCGACCGCAAGGTGGGTAGCTACGAGCTGCCGGAGGGCTGGTTCGTGTGGGCTGCCGGCAACCGCAAGGAAGACCGCGCCAGCGTGTTCGACATGCCCGCGCCGCTCGCCAACCGCTTCCTGCACCTGACCGTGCGGCCGGACTTCGACTCGTGGCGCACCTACGCGCTGGGCCGGAGCCTGCACGAGCACGTGATCGCGTTCCTGACCTTCCGGCCGGAACTGCTGTGGCGCCTGGACCCGCAGCAGCCGGCATGGCCCAGTCCCCGCGCGTGGGAGATGGCCTCGCGGCTGCACCGCGCCGGCCTGGACGCTGCGCCCGCCATTGGAGAGGCGGCCGGGGCCGAGTTCAGCGCCTTCGTGCGCCTGTACGAACAGCTTCCGGACCTGGGCATCGTGCTGGAGGGCCGCGGCGCGGGCCTGCGCCTGCCGGACGAGCCCAGCGTGCGCTACGCCGCCGTGGTCGGCCTCGCCGCCCGCGCCAGCACCGCCGACGAGGCGTACCACGCCTTCACGTGGCTGGCGAACGCCGCCGGCCCCGAGTGGCTGCAACTGTATGTCGCCACGCTGGTGAGCAAGTTCCAGGCCATCGGCCAGCTCGCGGACCTCGCCGCGCTGGTCGGCCGCGACGAGCGCCTGGCGACGCTGGTGCAGGGCACGCTGGAGCTCACGGAGGGCGGGTGA
- a CDS encoding vWA domain-containing protein, with the protein MTPPVPVTPEFQRLISGSRLRLRGKSAFFATLLLHAEFVPSREVAAAGTDGERVYVNPEVAASLPPDVLDGLLLHEVLHAALSHVQRRGPRERKRWNRSADLIVNGMVDAAGLPTPPQSRRDEHLEKLSVEEVYTSLEGEAEGDGDDEGDDLMDGPPSDAPAKQGKPGSSAQRQWQQALAQARSVDAMSGGKGDDPLGAHRELQRLAPARLDWRAHLWRFLARTPVDFGGFDRRFVGRGLYLEALDDESLTALIAVDTSGSVDDDAVRALVGEVQGVLGAYPHVKATLYYADTEAYGPHALTPGGEIPPPQGGGGTDFRPIFALLDQHEPDVLVYLTDGYGDFPAAAPKTPTLWVVPPGGLEDEGFPFGEVLRLEEHT; encoded by the coding sequence GTGACTCCCCCCGTCCCCGTCACGCCGGAGTTCCAGCGCCTGATCTCTGGCTCGCGGCTGCGGCTGCGGGGCAAGTCGGCGTTCTTTGCCACACTGCTGCTGCACGCGGAATTCGTGCCATCGCGCGAGGTCGCGGCGGCGGGCACGGACGGCGAGCGGGTGTACGTCAACCCCGAGGTGGCCGCCAGCCTGCCGCCTGATGTGCTGGACGGCCTGCTGCTGCATGAGGTGCTGCACGCGGCGCTGTCGCACGTGCAGCGGCGCGGCCCGCGCGAGCGCAAGCGCTGGAACAGGTCGGCCGACCTGATCGTGAACGGCATGGTGGACGCCGCCGGACTGCCCACGCCTCCGCAGTCGCGCCGCGACGAGCATCTGGAAAAGCTGAGCGTGGAGGAGGTCTACACGTCGCTGGAGGGCGAGGCCGAGGGCGACGGAGACGACGAGGGCGACGACCTGATGGACGGCCCGCCCAGCGACGCCCCCGCGAAGCAGGGCAAGCCCGGCAGCAGCGCGCAGCGGCAGTGGCAGCAGGCGCTCGCGCAGGCACGCAGCGTGGACGCCATGAGCGGCGGGAAAGGCGACGATCCCCTGGGCGCACACCGCGAGTTGCAGCGGCTGGCACCCGCGCGGCTGGACTGGCGGGCACACCTGTGGCGCTTCCTGGCGCGCACGCCCGTGGATTTCGGCGGCTTTGACCGGCGCTTCGTGGGGCGGGGCCTGTATCTGGAAGCGCTGGACGACGAGTCTCTGACCGCCCTGATCGCGGTGGACACGTCCGGCAGCGTGGACGACGACGCCGTGCGGGCGCTGGTGGGCGAGGTGCAGGGCGTGCTGGGTGCGTACCCGCACGTGAAGGCCACCCTGTACTACGCCGACACTGAAGCGTACGGTCCGCACGCCCTCACGCCCGGCGGCGAGATTCCCCCACCACAGGGCGGCGGCGGCACCGACTTCCGCCCGATCTTTGCCCTGCTCGACCAGCACGAACCCGACGTGCTGGTGTACCTCACGGACGGGTACGGTGACTTCCCGGCCGCGGCCCCGAAGACCCCGACGCTGTGGGTCGTGCCGCCCGGCGGCCTGGAGGACGAGGGCTTCCCCTTCGGTGAGGTGCTGCGCCTCGAGGAGCACACGTGA
- the nudC gene encoding NAD(+) diphosphatase: MNATSLPDTFIPDRTLVPDDGSVWVVFDGPKLVLTAEGTLPASPLPVVDVTALGTLDGRAYFAAGLDGALPDGFTSIPLRAAFGKLSEAQMGVAGYGSQLVDYVRTHRYCGRCATPLVDSGHERSRTCPNCGLTVYPRVAPVAMVLIHRGKGLDTELLLARGPHFAPGVYSALAGFVEPSETLEHAAHREVQEEVGVTVTNLTYVLSQPWPFPHSLMVGFDAEYVGGDIVPQPGEIEDARWFPVTALPLLPGPFSIARQLIDRAAERALHGADDGAGMASSGS; the protein is encoded by the coding sequence GTGAACGCCACCAGCCTGCCCGACACTTTCATTCCCGACCGCACGCTCGTGCCGGACGACGGTTCCGTGTGGGTCGTGTTCGACGGCCCGAAACTCGTGCTGACCGCCGAGGGCACGCTGCCCGCGTCTCCCCTGCCGGTGGTGGACGTGACCGCGCTGGGCACGCTGGACGGCCGGGCGTACTTCGCGGCCGGGCTCGATGGCGCCCTGCCCGACGGCTTCACGTCCATTCCGCTGCGAGCGGCGTTTGGCAAGCTCAGCGAGGCGCAGATGGGCGTGGCCGGGTACGGCTCGCAACTCGTGGACTATGTGCGGACGCACCGCTACTGCGGCCGCTGCGCCACGCCGCTGGTGGACTCCGGACATGAGCGCTCGCGCACGTGCCCGAACTGCGGCCTGACCGTGTACCCACGCGTGGCCCCCGTGGCGATGGTGCTGATCCACCGGGGCAAGGGGCTGGATACGGAACTGCTGCTGGCGCGTGGCCCGCACTTCGCACCGGGCGTGTATTCCGCGCTCGCGGGTTTCGTGGAGCCGTCCGAGACGCTGGAACACGCCGCGCACCGCGAGGTGCAGGAGGAGGTCGGCGTGACGGTCACGAACCTGACCTACGTGCTGAGCCAGCCGTGGCCCTTCCCGCACTCGCTGATGGTCGGCTTCGACGCCGAGTACGTGGGCGGCGACATCGTGCCGCAGCCGGGCGAGATCGAGGACGCCCGCTGGTTTCCGGTCACGGCCCTGCCGCTGCTGCCGGGGCCGTTCAGCATCGCGCGGCAGCTGATCGACCGGGCAGCGGAGCGCGCGCTGCACGGCGCGGACGACGGCGCGGGCATGGCATCATCGGGGTCATGA
- a CDS encoding NUDIX hydrolase: protein MTDIRVPLGGLKFSVRVAILCTRGDRLLTNSADGLPFHFLPGGALGTDEDTLDCARREWHEETGVVPGPLRLVGVIENFFGPPEKRQHEIGFYYRMDAPTALPDTPFTVADNAEVTCQWVPIEEFAATPIYPLVARSLLDVPEGEVRHVINRE from the coding sequence GTGACCGACATCCGCGTGCCGCTGGGCGGCCTGAAGTTCAGCGTCCGCGTGGCGATCCTGTGCACGCGCGGCGACCGGCTGCTGACGAACAGCGCGGACGGCCTGCCATTCCACTTCCTGCCCGGCGGCGCCCTGGGTACCGACGAGGACACCCTGGACTGCGCCCGGCGCGAGTGGCACGAGGAGACCGGCGTGGTCCCTGGTCCCCTGCGCCTCGTCGGCGTGATCGAGAACTTCTTTGGCCCCCCAGAGAAACGCCAGCACGAGATCGGCTTCTATTACCGCATGGACGCTCCCACCGCGCTGCCGGACACGCCTTTCACCGTGGCCGACAACGCCGAGGTGACGTGCCAGTGGGTACCCATCGAGGAGTTCGCCGCGACTCCGATCTACCCGCTCGTGGCTCGGTCGCTCCTGGACGTTCCCGAGGGCGAGGTGCGGCACGTCATCAACCGGGAGTGA
- a CDS encoding ATP-dependent helicase translates to MTTAPDLLAALNPTQAEAADHYTGPALVIAGAGSGKTRTLIYRIAHLIAHYGAAPGEILAVTFTNKAAAEMRERASHLVPGADQLWMSTFHSAGVRILRAYGEHIGLRRGFVIYDDDDQLDLLKEVMGSVPGIGPETSPRVVRGILDRAKSNLQTPADLDRAYEPYISGIPKDAAAEVYRRYEDRKKGQNAIDFGDLITETVRLFREVPGVLNAVQNRAKFIHVDEYQDTNKAQYELTRLLASRDRNLLVVGDPDQSIYKFRGADIQNILDFQKDYPDAKVYMLEHNYRSSARVLGIANKLIENNAERLDKTLRAVKEDGHAVVFHRATDHRAEGDFVAEWITRLHALEGRRFGEMAILYRTNAQSRVLEESLRRVQIPAKIVGGVGFYDRREIRDILAYARLAINPSDDVALRRIIGRPKRGIGDTALEKLLDWARIQGTTLLEACARAADDRILDRGANKPVEFAQLMAAMSDAAENYEPAPFLRYVIETSGYLDLLRTEGQEGQVRVENLEELVNAAEEWSQDHDGTIQDFLDDAALLSSVDDMRTKQENKGTPEDAVTLMTMHNAKGLEFPVVFIVGTEEGLLPSKGALVEAGGIEEERRLFYVAITRAMDRLFLTAAENRMQFGKTNAAEDSRFLEEIEGGFDTVDPYGQVIEYRAKTWKTYRPTVPVTPSAVKNTSPMTEGMAYRGGEKVRHPKFGEGQVLAVAGMGERQEVTVHFPSAGTKKLLVKFANLTAV, encoded by the coding sequence GTGACCACCGCGCCGGACCTGCTCGCTGCCCTCAATCCTACCCAGGCCGAGGCCGCCGACCACTACACCGGCCCCGCCCTGGTCATCGCCGGCGCCGGCAGCGGCAAGACCCGTACGCTGATCTACCGCATCGCCCACCTGATCGCCCACTACGGCGCGGCGCCCGGCGAGATCCTGGCCGTGACCTTCACCAACAAGGCCGCCGCCGAGATGCGCGAGCGCGCCAGCCACCTCGTGCCGGGCGCAGATCAGCTGTGGATGAGCACCTTTCACTCCGCCGGCGTCCGCATCCTGCGCGCGTACGGCGAGCACATCGGCCTGAGGCGCGGCTTCGTCATCTACGACGACGACGACCAGCTCGACCTGCTCAAGGAAGTCATGGGCAGCGTGCCCGGCATCGGCCCGGAGACCAGCCCCCGCGTCGTGCGGGGCATCCTCGACCGCGCCAAGAGCAACCTCCAGACGCCCGCCGACCTTGACCGCGCGTATGAGCCGTACATCAGCGGCATTCCCAAGGACGCCGCCGCCGAGGTCTACCGCCGCTACGAGGACCGCAAGAAGGGCCAGAACGCCATCGACTTCGGCGACCTCATCACCGAGACCGTGCGGCTGTTCCGCGAGGTGCCGGGTGTGCTGAACGCCGTCCAGAACCGCGCGAAGTTCATCCACGTGGACGAGTACCAGGACACCAACAAGGCGCAGTACGAACTCACGCGGCTGCTGGCCTCCCGCGACCGGAACCTGCTGGTGGTGGGCGACCCCGACCAGTCGATCTACAAGTTCCGCGGTGCCGACATCCAGAACATCCTCGACTTCCAGAAGGACTACCCGGACGCCAAGGTGTACATGCTGGAGCACAACTACCGCTCCAGCGCCCGCGTCCTGGGCATCGCCAACAAGCTGATCGAGAACAACGCCGAGCGCCTCGACAAGACCCTGCGCGCCGTGAAGGAGGACGGGCACGCCGTCGTGTTCCACCGCGCAACCGACCACCGTGCCGAGGGCGACTTCGTGGCCGAGTGGATCACCCGCCTGCACGCCCTGGAGGGCCGCCGCTTCGGCGAGATGGCGATCCTGTACCGCACGAACGCCCAGTCCCGCGTGCTCGAAGAGTCCCTGCGGCGCGTGCAGATTCCCGCGAAGATCGTCGGCGGCGTCGGCTTCTACGACCGGCGCGAGATCAGGGACATCCTCGCCTACGCCCGGCTCGCCATCAATCCCAGCGACGACGTGGCCCTGCGCCGCATCATCGGCCGGCCCAAACGCGGCATCGGTGACACCGCGCTGGAAAAGCTGCTTGACTGGGCGCGCATCCAGGGCACCACGCTGCTCGAGGCCTGCGCCCGCGCCGCCGACGACCGCATCCTCGACCGTGGCGCGAACAAGCCCGTCGAGTTCGCCCAGCTGATGGCCGCCATGAGCGACGCTGCCGAGAACTACGAACCCGCGCCCTTCCTGCGCTACGTCATCGAGACCAGCGGCTACCTCGACCTCCTGCGCACCGAGGGCCAGGAAGGCCAGGTGCGCGTCGAGAACCTCGAGGAACTCGTGAACGCCGCCGAGGAGTGGTCGCAGGATCACGACGGCACGATTCAGGACTTCCTTGACGACGCCGCGCTGCTGTCCAGCGTCGACGACATGCGCACGAAACAGGAGAACAAGGGCACCCCCGAGGACGCCGTCACCCTGATGACCATGCACAACGCCAAGGGCCTGGAATTCCCCGTGGTGTTCATCGTCGGCACCGAGGAGGGCCTGCTGCCCAGCAAGGGTGCCCTCGTCGAGGCCGGCGGCATCGAGGAAGAGCGCCGGCTGTTCTACGTCGCCATAACCCGCGCGATGGACCGGCTGTTTCTCACCGCTGCCGAGAACCGGATGCAGTTCGGCAAGACCAACGCCGCCGAGGACAGCCGGTTCCTGGAGGAGATCGAGGGCGGCTTCGACACCGTCGACCCCTACGGCCAGGTCATCGAGTACCGCGCCAAAACGTGGAAGACCTACCGGCCCACCGTGCCCGTCACGCCCAGCGCCGTGAAGAACACCAGCCCCATGACGGAGGGCATGGCCTACCGCGGCGGCGAGAAGGTGCGGCACCCCAAGTTCGGGGAAGGACAGGTACTGGCGGTCGCGGGGATGGGCGAGCGGCAGGAGGTCACGGTGCACTTCCCGTCGGCCGGGACGAAGAAGCTGCTGGTGAAGTTTGCGAATCTGACGGCGGTTTGA
- a CDS encoding cation diffusion facilitator family transporter, with protein sequence MSPRPTATLTIALGSIFVALVVLGLKFLAYAMTGSVALYSDALESIINVAAAVAAFIALQVAARPADANHPYGHTKAEYFSAVAEGVLIVLAAISIAREAIPVLLAPRAVDAPYAGILVNLGASALNAVWATLLLRTGRASRSPALLADGRHVMSDVVTSVGVLIGVVAAKLTGLAFLDPALALLVALNILWSGWQLVRDSVGGLMDAAVDSKTEGRIRALLSEHGDGALEVHDLRTRHAGRMTFIEFHLVVPGTMTVESAHTICDRLEDALRAEMPDISVTIHVEPQEKAKHHGVLVL encoded by the coding sequence ATGAGTCCGCGTCCCACAGCCACCCTCACCATCGCCCTGGGCAGCATCTTTGTCGCCCTGGTCGTGCTGGGCCTGAAGTTCCTGGCGTATGCCATGACCGGCAGCGTCGCGCTGTACTCGGACGCGCTGGAGAGCATCATCAACGTGGCGGCGGCGGTCGCGGCGTTCATCGCCCTGCAGGTCGCCGCGCGGCCCGCCGACGCGAACCACCCCTACGGGCACACCAAGGCCGAATACTTCAGCGCGGTGGCCGAGGGCGTGCTGATCGTGCTCGCGGCGATCAGCATCGCGCGCGAGGCGATCCCGGTGCTGCTGGCCCCCAGGGCGGTGGACGCGCCCTACGCCGGCATCCTGGTGAACCTGGGGGCCAGCGCGCTGAACGCCGTGTGGGCCACGCTGCTGCTGCGCACCGGGCGCGCGTCGCGGTCGCCGGCGCTGCTGGCCGACGGCCGGCACGTCATGAGCGACGTGGTGACCAGCGTGGGCGTGCTGATCGGCGTGGTGGCGGCCAAACTCACGGGGCTGGCGTTCCTGGACCCGGCACTGGCGCTGCTGGTGGCGCTGAACATCCTGTGGAGCGGGTGGCAGCTGGTCCGCGACTCGGTGGGCGGCCTGATGGACGCCGCGGTGGACAGCAAGACCGAGGGCCGCATCCGGGCACTGCTGAGCGAGCACGGCGACGGTGCCCTGGAGGTGCACGATCTGAGAACCCGACACGCCGGCCGCATGACCTTCATCGAGTTCCATCTGGTCGTGCCGGGCACCATGACGGTGGAGTCGGCGCACACCATCTGCGACCGCCTGGAGGACGCCCTGCGCGCCGAGATGCCCGACATCAGCGTCACGATCCATGTGGAGCCGCAGGAGAAGGCCAAGCACCACGGCGTGCTGGTGCTGTGA